From candidate division WOR-3 bacterium:
ATTCAAGCATCTTCTGATATTCAGATTCTAAATCAATGCTCGTGATTTCTCTTGTGAGTTGAATGGCTCGACCAGCATATCTTAAGATTTGAATTGTCTCAAGACCAGAGATGTCATCAAAATACCAACCACAACTGGTAAACATTAATAGAGTATTATATTGAATCTCTAAGATTTTTAGTAGTTTGGTAATTTCTTGAGATGATAATTCTTTTTTGCAATGTTTATTGATGAATTGGCTAACTATCACAGGGTTGGGATTTAGAAGGATTTCAATATAGTCGTTTCGGGCATGCCAAAAGTTATTAGTATATTGATGAGCAATCGGTTCAGTTATTTCAATGATTTTATCTCGTAACCAATCCATAGCATTTCTTAAAGGTGTGCGCCAATTTTGGTGCCAATTCGGATGGGTTCCAGTGCAACAGCCACAATTTGACCGCCATCTTTCAATACCATGCGCACAACTCCAGGATGTATTTTCAATAATTTCAACTTCATATTCTGCAGGATATTTGGCCAAATATTCTGAATAATTCGTGAGATGTGCTAATTGGTTAGTTTCAATATAATCAAGACAATAGGCTAAAGCCATTTCGCCAAAACGATGGTGATGGCCATAGGTTTCGCCATCAGTCGCAATATGAACTAATTGGGGTCGGGTATCACCCATAAACTCATTTCCTAATCTTTGCGCAAAGACCTCACCATTGGATAAAAGATTATTAAACGCAACATCAGTCGAAATTGTCTTGTTATAGAAAAATAGATTGATTGTTTTTGTGCTGGGTAATTTACAGAGATAGACCTGTTTCGTGTCGATATTGCCATTAGTTTCAATCCATTGGTCACTACCGATTTTGCGAGTTCGTTTTGCTTGATGAGGTGAAAGAATTGTAAATTTAATATCAAGTTCGGCTAAGATCTCAAGTGTTTTTATATCCACTGCAGTTTCTGGTAGCCATATTCCGATGGGTTTTCGTTTGAATCGGTACTCGAAATCTTTTATTGCCCAATAAACTTGAGTTCTTTTATCTTGCTCATTACCTAAAGGCATAATAATATGATTATAGGCTTGCGCAATTGCAGAACCATTGCCAGCAAAGTTTTTTTGGCTTTGTTGGTCAGATTCAATAATTGCTGTATAGACTTCAGGTTCATTCTTTTCCAACCAAGCAAGTAAAGTTGGACCAAAATCAAAATTGATTTTGGTATAGTTATTGATTCTTTTGATAACAGTGCCTTTTTTATCAATAATTGGTGCGGAAAGATTCGGTTTATAGCACTCGGCAGTAATTCTTTGGTTCCAATCATTGTAAGGAAATGCTGAAGTTTCATTATCTATCTTATTAGTCCAGGGATTTTCTCTTAAGGGTTGGTAAAAATGGCCATGAATACAGATATAGCGGTTCATATTAGTTCTTTTCCTATTATGTTGATGGCTCAAGGATTATTTCGTATTTATTCATATTTAATAATATTAATTTCTTCTTTTTAGTCCTTCTCACTGACATTAATAATTATGGCAATAGTCCAAGATTATCTAATAAAAGTTGGTAAAATGTTTGTGAATACGAATATAGCGGTTCATCTCAGACTTGTTTACGAGTTATTATTATTATTTCTATTGGGATTATATTTTAATATTAAAGCGGATAGAGGAGGTAATGTTAAGAGTAAAGAATAAGGTCGGTTATGCCATGCGGTTGGATTAGAATTGACCCCGCCTAAATTACCAATGCCACTGCCACCATATTCTTTAGCATCGCTATTAAGTAGTTCTTGCCAAAAACCAGATTTGGGCACTCCAATCCGATAATTTTCTCTGGGCACAGGTGTAAAATTACAGACTACGGCAATTATTTCATTACCTGAACTATCTTTTCTTAGATAACTGATAACACTATTATCCGCATCATTACAATCAATCCATTCAAAACCGGAAGACTGAAAATCGGTTTGGTATAAGGCTGGTTCTTGCTGGTATAATTTATTTAAGTCTTGTAGCCATCTTTGGATTGCTTGGTGCGGAGAGTGTTTAACTAATTCCCAATCTAAACTTTTTTCGTGTGACCATTCCTGCCATTGGCCAAATTCTCCACCCATAAAGATGAGTTTTTTCCCAGGATGCGTGAACATATAACCTAAAAGCAATCGAAGATTAGCGAACTTCTGCCAGTCATCGCCAGGCATCTTTGACAATAACGAACCCTTACCATAAACGACTTCATCATGAGATAGTGGTAACAAGAAATTTTCTGAGAAAGCATACCAGATGCTAAAGGTTAATTGATTATGATGGAACTTACGGTAAATTGGGTCTTTATTCATATATTCTAAAGTATCGTGCATCCATCCCATATTCCATTTCAGACCAAAACCTAATCCGCCAACATAAACCGGTCGCGTCACCATTGGCCAGGCAGTTGATTCTTCTGCAATTGTCTGCACATCAGGATACTCTTGATAGACAACTTCATTTAATCGTTTAATAAAACTAATTGCTTCAAGATTTTCTCGACCACCAAATTCATTGGGAATCCATTCGCCATCTTTACGCGAATAATCTAAATAGAGCATTGAAGCCACTGCATCGATTCTTAATCCATCACAATGGAATTTATCCAGCCAAAATAGAGCACTGCTAATCAGAAAGGAGCGGACTTCATTTCTGCCGTAATTGAAAATATGACTTTTCCAATCAGGATGAAAACCTTTTTTCGGGTCTTGGTGTTCATATAGATGTGTGCCATCAAAAAATGCTAAGCCGTGAAGGTCATTCGGAAAATGAGAAGGCACCCAATCTAAAATCACACCGATATTATGTTTATGCAGTTCGTCAATCAAAAACATTAAATCTTGAGGTGTGCCATAACGACTGGTGGGAGCAAAATAACCAAGAATCTGATAACCCCAAGAGCCATAAAATGGGTGTTCCATTATGGGTAAAAACTCAATATGGGTAAATTTCATCTTCCTAACATAGTCGACAAGCGGTTTTACCAATTCGCGATAAGTTAAGAATTGATTATTCTCTTTTCTCTGCCAAGAGCCGAGATGCACTTCATAAATAGAAATTGGCGCATTCAAATTGTTGTATTTATGACGAGACTTCATCCAGCGATTATCCTGCCAATCATATTTCAAATCCCAGACAATAGATGCGGTTTTGGGTGCAATTTCCCAGTAAAAAGCAAACGGGTCACCTTTATCAACTTGATAATTATTATACTTTGAGACGATATGATATTTATAAAGCATGCCTTTCGAAACATTTGGAATAAAACCTTCCCAGATACCGGATTCGTCCCAACGCACGGCTAAAGGATGGGAGTTAGGATTCCAATTATTGAAATCACCGATTACTGAAACTTGTTGAGCATTTGGCGCCCAAACAGCAAAATAAGTGCCGGTAAGATTGTCAACCGTCATCATATGCGCACCAAGTTTTTCATACAATTTGAAATGGTTGCCTTGCTTGAAAAGATAAATATCCAGGTCAGAAAACAACGACGGGCCATAAATGACTTGGCAATTTTTAAGCGAATCAATGTTTGGCGTATCTCGTATCATAGTGCATTCGTTAATTTTCACTAAATATATATTTTAATTAAGTTTAATCCAAAATCAAGATAAGATAGCAGGGGAATTAAATTCTTGGAACAGATACAATGTCTTGTGACTGTGTTAGACTTAGTGGGATTAAATTCTTTGGAATAGATACAATGTCCTGAGGCTATGACAGATAGCAGTGGAATTAAATTCTTAGAATGGATACAATGTCTTATCGCTATGTTAGACGGCAGTGAAAATAAATCCTTTGGAACAGATACAATGTCTTGTGACTGTGTTAAACAACATTTAGAATAGATACAATATCTTGTGGCTGTGTTAGATACTGGTGAAAATAAATCCTTTGGAACAGAACAATGTCTTATCGCTATGTCAGATAGCAGGGGAATTAAATTCTTATAATGGATACAATGTCTTGTGACTGTGTTAGACACCATTGGGATTAAATTCTTTGGAATAAATTAACACTTTTCACTTGCTGATAAAGTGGTTTATCCTGTTTGACTATCCCAGATTTTCTTATTTCAGTGTTTTCCGTGGTTTCTATGGTTTCAGTGTCTTCAGTGTTTTCAGTGTTTTCAGTGGCAAGTTTTACCTTTTCTGTATCTTCAGTGGCAGATTTTCTCTTCTTTGGGTTCTTTATGGTTTTAAGGATTTCTTTCTTCTCAGTGTCTTCAGTGGCAAATCCTATCTTCTTTGTGTTTTCTATGGCTTTGTGGTTTTCTTCTCTTTGTTTTTTAGAAGAAAGAAAAGAAAAAGAAATATCATTAATATCATTAATATTATTCTTTGTTACTAATTGATACTTTGTTACTAATTGTGCTGTTGCAATAGGTGCAACAGGGGGTGTTGCAATAGATGCAACAGGTCCTGTTACAAAATCCGTAATCTGAGGTGTTAAAATAGAACCTGTTGCATTCGTTGCAATAGGAGCTTTTGATATAGGTGCAATAGGTCCTGATCCACTTGTCCCATTAGGTTGACTCGTTCGGGATTTAGGTTGAGAATTACCGGATAGATTATACACTTTTCTTAATTTCTCAATATCTGACTTCTTAGCAAAACAAATATCAATCAATAAATCAGTAAAAGTATAATAGAGCGTGTTATCCTTATCTCTAATCGTCTTAATCAAACCCAATCTTCGCAACTTATTGATTCTTCGTGAAATAGTCCAAGTGCCCTTAATCTTGGCTAAAGGTAAACTTGAGATTAAGTGTTTGTAATTGAGCCAGATATACTCTTCGCCTTGATAGATAATCCGTTTGCGGTCGCGGTAATAGACAAAGTCCTTCAGATAATCGACAATTGCCCAATCCACTAAATCGGTCTCAGCAATCAGACCAGAATACAAGATACCGAGTTGATTAACCGTAATCGTGTATTTCATTATCTTTTAGCCCCAGAGCCACAAAGCCACAGAGAAAACCCAATAATTATTCATTGCGCTTTCTTTTGTATCCTTGGGGTAAATTTTTACCCCTGGTATAGTGGGAGTAGTTATTATCCGGCATCCTTATCTTTAAGTCTTTGATAATAAATCAATTATCGTTTTTTAGTCTTAAGATTCATCGGTATTTTGTTTCTCTTGGAAAATAAATCGATTATCGCATTACGAATCTTTACTAAAAGTTGTTTTTTCAATTGTCTTTGTTGCCAGGTTTTGGTTAGGATTTTGATTTCGGTTTTGAGGGTTTTGCCTGAGTGTTTTCGGAGGAGTCGGTAGAGTTGTCGTGCGAAGTTGAGATAGGGAACATTATGCCAGGTGGGTAAGCCAGATTCACCCATAATCTTTTTAACCGCATTTTCCAGTTTTTCCAGATTAGCGAATTCTTGAGATAGTTGTTCTTTAATCTGTTGTTTATAAAGCATTTGCCTTATACCTTGCGAATAGGCATTAAAGTTCTTATTCCAGTTTTTCATTCGGCTCATAGTATTTGTCCGGTCAGTTGCATATTTAATTTTAATATTTAATATTTTTTAATTTTAATATAGATGGCTGGGGGTTATCCTTAAGGATAACTTTATGCCCCGGGTTATTTATATTTGCCATCTATAATGCTATGACACATAAAAATGGCATTTTGGGGAAAAAACTTTTAGGTTGATTGATTTTTTTAGGGGTAGGGCGGGTCTGTTTATGGTAAAAGTTAAAAGGTTCAATAGTTCAAAAGTTAAAGGGTTAAGGGTGCGGGTTGGATTTGCAATTGTTTGTTGACTTCAAAAGCAATTTATTTTATAATTATTGTTAAATTTTATGTAAATACATTTTTTAATTTTATGTGGCAAATTGATAGCAATTTTTATGAGTTAGAATGAAGCGTTATCTAAATTATCTTTATGTGGCAAATTAAACCGCAACCTTTATTAGATTGGCAACAATTGTTGCCGGAACTGCCCAATAAAATTAATCTTAGGTTAGTTCAATTGTTAGTCTTAAGAAATATTAAATCCGCTCAGGAAATGATAAAGTTTCTTAATCCCGAACTTTCTTATCTTCATCCCAATACGCTCCTGCCTGATATTGAACCAGCCTTACATCGAATCCAAAAAGCCATTGCGCAAAAAGAACCGATTCTGCTCTGGGGACATGAAGATTTAGATGGTATTTCGGCAATTGTTGTGCTCTATCAAACCTTAAAAGCCATTAAAGGGCAACCATTATATTATATTCCCCAAAAAGGTAAAGAACGCCATGGCTTAAATCCAGATAAAGTCCAAGAGTTTCAAAATACTGGTGTCAAATTAGTAATCACAGTTGATTGTGGTATTACCAATAATCAAGAGATTGAGATAATCCAAAAATCCGGAGTTGATGTTATTGTTACGGACCACCATGAGGTTTTAGATAAATTGCCTAATGCTATATCTAATGTTAATCCCAAACGCCTGGATTCTCAATATCCTTTTTCGTTGCTTGCTGGTGTTGGTGTCGCATTAAAGGTTGCTTTAGCCTTAGTCGAAAAGCACTTAACGGTTAGTCCGAAAGAGTTTTTCTCGCTTTTTACCGATTTATTACCGATTACTGCTTTAGGCACAATTGCCGACCGGGTGCCGTTGATTGATGAGAACCGAATTTTTACCCAGTTAGGACTAAAAGCACTACCTAATGTTAAAAACAATGCAGTTAATGCGGTCTTTGATGTTGTGGGACTGAGCAAACAGAATCTAACCGTTGAAAAATTCTTTGCCGAAATCATTCCATTGTTCGGTTCGGCTAATGGCAATCAAGCCTGCGATTATTTTCTTAACCAAGACTACGATGCTTGTTATCAATGGGCACAGGAATTATACAAACTAAGTCAAGAATGGCGAGAAGCGGCAAAACAGAATTGTCTTATTGCCGAACAAGTCAAAGATATGGGCGATGGTATTATTTTAGTTTATGATGAAAGATTGAACTTAAAAGCCTTAGGCCATTGTGCGGGTCGTCTTAAAGATGCTTATCAACTACCGGTTGTAGTAATGGGCAAAAGAAATGATGACTGGGTTGGTGAATGTCGAGGCATTAATGGTGTTGATTTGATTGCAATGCTTAAAGCTCATAGTGCTTATTTTACTGACTTCGGTGGTCATAAAAAAGCCTGTGGCTTTACCCTACCCAAGGCAAAATTAAAGCCGTTTATCAATGCGGTGAAAAAATATGCTAAGGAAAAATTTGTCGGTAATATCATTAAAGAAAATCAGTTGATTGCGGATATGATTTTACCCTTAGATGAAATCACGGACGAGTTTAAGCAACTGGCACCATTTGGTGAAGCCAATCCGGCACCGGTTTTAATCAGTCCGAAAACTAATCTCACCAAAGAAGATGGTAAGATAATCTATCCTCCAAGACCCGAACTTAAAATTGAATGTGCGCCAAATCTGCCAGTAAACTTCAGTGGCAATACTTATGATATTCTGTATACTTTTAATGATAACTTAGAAATAACTGTATTAGATTTAGCCACCGCGTATAATGGTCGTTAGTCATTAGTCATTGGTCGTTAGTTTTTGAGTTTGGAGTTGTCAGAATGCCGAAAAGGGTTCATGTTATCCGAAAAAAATCACGGCAACGCCATTTTTGGATTTTCTCTAACGAAGTCAAAAAAGTTGAAGGCAATCCCCAAACCGGTGATGTGGTCTTTGTCTATGAGCACAACCATTTCATTGGTAGCGGACTTTATAATAAAAATTCCCTAATTCGCATTCGGCTCTATTCGGAAAAAAAAGAACCGCTCAATGTAAATTTTTTTGAGGAACGAATACGAAAAGCCTATGCCTATCGCAAAACCATTTTACCGAATGAAAACGATTTTCGTTTGGTCTATGGTGAAAGCGACGGTATTCCAGGAGTAGTGATTGACAAGTATGCTAATACTTTTGTCTTACAAACTTATTCAGCCGGAATGGATCTGCGCCAGAATTTAATTGTCTCGGCACTGAAAAATATCTTTAATCCGACCGCAATCTTTGAAAAGAATGATTTTCGTTTACGCGACAATGAAAAATTACCCCGACGGGAAAGTCTACTTTATGGCGATATTTTAGCCCCGGTGATAATTTCCGAAAATGGCGTAAAGTATATCGTCAACATCCAAGCCGGACAAAAGACCGGTTTCTTTTATGACCAAAGAATCACTCGGCAAAAAGTGCAAGCAATGAGTAAAGATAAATCGGTCTTAGATGTCTTCTGTTATACTGGTGGTTTTTCTTTGAATGCGGCAAAAGGTGGGGCTAAAGAAGTGCTGGGCATTGATGCTTCCGAACCCGCCTTAGAATTAGCCCGAGAAAATGCCAAACTTAATAAACTCCACAATGTTTGTAAATTTATCAAAGGCGATGCTTTTGTCGTCTTAAGAGAACTCAACCAAGAAAAACGCAAGTTTGATATTATTGTCTTAGACCCACCACCATTTTTTAAGAAACTCTCAGAAAAACCGCAAGGCATTAAAGGTTATAAAGATATTAACTTGCAAGCCATGAAACTTTTAGCCGAAGGTGGAGTTTTAGTAAGTTGCACTTGTTCCCATTATCTTTTCTGGCAGGACTTATTAGATGTCTTATCCCAAGCCGCACAAGATACTGGTAAAACTTTTAAGATTATTGACCGCACCACTCAAGGACCTGACCATCCAGTGCTGTTAAATATGCCGGAAAGTGAATACCTGCGCTGTTTTTTCTTAGAAGTATACTAAAATAATTCAAGGTAACGGTTTGAAAGTCAAAAATTAATATGCCAGAAAGTGAATGTTTGCGTTGTTACTTCTTGGAAGTATACTAAAAATCAAAAACTCACAACCCAAAACTCAAACTAAGTAGGATTGAGAATATTTGCCAGGTAAGGAAAGATTTTAGTCTTTAACTCATCGGGCAAAATTTCATAATGAGAAAATTGTAAAGAATGAGTTGCTCGGCCTTGAGTCAAAGACCTTAAAGCGGTAGTATAACCAAAGGTTTCCGCCAAAGGCACAAGCCCATGGATTATCTTATGCCCCTTTATCGATTCGACTGAAACGACTTTGCCTCTACGAGCACTTAAATCTGCCACAATACTACCAAGATAAGCATCAGGTGTCACCACTTCTAAATCCATTATCGGCTCTAAAAAAGTCGGATTCCCTTTAAGAAAAGCATCCCGAAAAGCCATTGTCGCCGCAATTTTGAACGATAACTCTGAGGAGTCAACTTCATGATAAGCACCATCAATAATATGCACCGCAATATTAGTAATCGGATAACCGGCTAAAACACCGGTATTAATACTATCTTGAATCCCACTTTCAATTGCCGGAATAAACTCTTTGGGTATAACTCCTTCTTTTATTTCATTGATGATATAAACACCGCTTTCTGCGGGTTCTAATTGTAAAGTAACTACACCATACTGTCCCTTTCCACCAGTTTGACGGATGAATCTGCCTTCTGCGGAAGTTGATTTTGTAATTGTCTCCCGATAAGAGACTTGCGGTTTTCCAATATGACAGGCAACACCAAATTCTCTTTTTAATCGTTCCAAAGTAACCTCTAAGTGTAATTCGCCCATACCTGAAAGAATCGTCTCTTCAGTTTCAGGATTGACTTTAATTTTCAGTGTCGGGTCTTCAACGGTTAAAGTATTGAGGGCATCAGATAATTTTGTCGCATCACTTTTAGTCTTCGGTTCAATGGCTAAAAACACAACCGGTTCCGGAAATTCCATTGGCTCAAAAGCAATCGGATGTAAAATATTGGACAAGGTATAGCCGGTCTTAATTTCTTTAATCCCAACAACCGCGCCAATCTCACCCGCCTGGAGTTTTTCAACTTCTTGTTTATAATTAGCATGCATCACTAACAGTTTCGAAATGCGGACTTTCTCCATCGTAGGCACAACCAAGACCTGACTTTTTTCTTCAATTTTACCCGAATAGACTCGAATATAGGATAGATAACCGCGATGCGGGTCATTAGCAATTTTGAAAACCAGTGCTGAGAACGGTGCTTTTGGGTCTGCGGGTCGAGTCTCTTCATTCTTTGTGTTGGGATTAATACCTTTCATTGGTGGAATATCTACTGGTGATGGTAAGAAATCGACAATCGCATCCAAAAGTTTCTGCACGCCTTTATTTTTCAAAGCACTTCCACATAAGACCGGCACAATTTTTAAGTTAATAGTTAATTTGCGAATACTCTTAATTAAATCCTCAGCAGTAATCTTAATACCTGATAAGTATTTTTCCAAAATTGTCTCATCATAATGGCTCAAGGTGTCAATAATTTTTTCCCGATACTCTTTGACTAAATATTTTTTTTCCTCAGGAATCTCAACTTCTCGAAATTCAGCTCCAAGAGTTTCGTCAAGCCATATAAATGCCTTTTCATAGATTAAATCAATACAACCTTGAAAATCATTTTCACTGCCTATCGGCAATTGAATAGCAACAGGAGTCAAAGCGAATTTCTCCTGCATCATACTTAAGACCCGAAAGAAATCAGCTCCAATGCGGTCAAGTTTATTGATAAAGGCAATTCGGGGAACTTTGTATTTATCGGCTTGACGCCATACGGTTTCGGATTGAGGCTCGACACCACCAACACCACAAAAGACGACCACGACTCCATCTAAAACTTTTAACGAACGCTCAACTTCAATCGTGAAATCAACATGACCTGGTGTATCAATAATATTAATTTGGTGTTCTCGCCAAAAACAAGTTGTTGCTGCTGCGGTAATCGTGATGCCTCGCTCTTTTTCTTGGTCCATCCAGTCCATTGTTGCTGAGCCTTCATCAACTTCGCCCATCCGATAGATTTTGCCTGTATAAAAAAGAATGCGCTCAGTGGTCGTCGTTTTTCCGGCATCAATATGCGCCGCAATCCCAATATTTCTTATCTTAGTTAAATATTCCATAATAATTCAAACAAGTTTTTTTATTTTAATCAATCTTAAAAATCAATCTAATCTAATAATTACTTTTGCATTCTGAATTATGTGATATATGATATAAATTGAATTTAGTATTATACTTTATCTTCAACTTAAGTCAAGCAGTTTACCTATTGCCTCTTGATTTATGGCTAATTTTAGATAAAATATTGTATGTTAATCGGGATAAGTATTTCTATAATCCGAAACAGATAAATAGATTAATTAGAGATTAGATTTAATGCTTGTAAGTTAATAATTACTTATGTCAACAAATAAATCCGACTCCAAAAATACAACGGTCGAAGCGACCAGGGTCGATGCGACCAGGGTCGGTGCGACCAGGGTCGATGCGACCAGGTATGACGCATCGCAGATTCATGTCTTAAAAGGCTTAGAAGCGGTTCGTCGCCGACCCGCAATGTATATCGGCGATGTTGGCATCAGAGGTCTGCATCATCTTATTTACGAAGTCGTTGATAATGGCATTGATGAAGCCCTTGCCGGTTATTGCGATAAGATAATTGTTGTGCTAAAGAAAGATGGTTCTGTTTCAGTTGAGGATAATGGTCGGGGTATTCCCGTTGATATGCATCCGACAGAAAAGAAACCAGCCTTAGAAGTCGTCTTAACCGTGCTTCATAGCGGTGCTAAATTTGAAGATAAGGTATATCAGATTTCCGGTGGGCTCCACGGCGTTGGTGTCTCTGTAGTCAATGCCTTATCGGAATACTTAGAAGCCGAGGTCTATCGCGATGGCAAAATCTATTTTCAAAGATATGAACGGGGTGAAACTAAAACCAAACTTGAGATAAAAGGCAAAACAACCAAAACTGGCACCAAAATCACATTTAAGCCCGATAAAAAGATTTTTAAGAAGACCGATTTCGACTTTGACACAGTTGCAACCCGCTTACGAGAACTTGCCTATCTCAATAAAGACCTAACGATTGAACTGATAGATGAGAATAGTGGCAAAAAAGAGAGTTATCATTTTACTGGCGGCATTGTCGATTTTGTCAGTTATCTTGATGAAGGTAGAAACCGGTTGCATAAGCCAATATATATTTATGACAAACGCAATGGCATTGAAGTAGAACTGGCATTTCAATACAATGATAGTTTTTTAGAAAATATCTTCTCTTTTGTTAATACGATTAATACCCATGAAGGTGGAACCCATTTAGCCGGTTTTAAATCTGCTCTGACTCGGTCAATAACTGATTATGCTAAAAAGACCCAAGCAATTAAAGATAATATTGAAATCACTGGTGAAGACTGCCGAGAAGGATTAACTGCGGTGCTTTCCATTAAAATACCCAATCCGCAATTTGAAGGTCAGACCAAGACCAAATTAGGTAATAGCGAAGCCAAAGGAATTGTGGAGTCAGTGGTTGCGGAAAAATTGAGCACTTATTTTGAAGAAAATCCCCGCGTGATTAATCTGATTTTAAGTAAAGTGATTGCAGCAGCCAAGTCTCGCGAAGCAGCGAAAAAAGCCCGCGAACTTGCCCGGCGTCGGTCTTTACTGGAATCAG
This genomic window contains:
- a CDS encoding DUF3536 domain-containing protein; this translates as MNRYICIHGHFYQPLRENPWTNKIDNETSAFPYNDWNQRITAECYKPNLSAPIIDKKGTVIKRINNYTKINFDFGPTLLAWLEKNEPEVYTAIIESDQQSQKNFAGNGSAIAQAYNHIIMPLGNEQDKRTQVYWAIKDFEYRFKRKPIGIWLPETAVDIKTLEILAELDIKFTILSPHQAKRTRKIGSDQWIETNGNIDTKQVYLCKLPSTKTINLFFYNKTISTDVAFNNLLSNGEVFAQRLGNEFMGDTRPQLVHIATDGETYGHHHRFGEMALAYCLDYIETNQLAHLTNYSEYLAKYPAEYEVEIIENTSWSCAHGIERWRSNCGCCTGTHPNWHQNWRTPLRNAMDWLRDKIIEITEPIAHQYTNNFWHARNDYIEILLNPNPVIVSQFINKHCKKELSSQEITKLLKILEIQYNTLLMFTSCGWYFDDISGLETIQILRYAGRAIQLTREITSIDLESEYQKMLESAPSNVEAYQNGSKVYEIFVRPYTSS
- the glgB gene encoding 1,4-alpha-glucan branching protein GlgB is translated as MIRDTPNIDSLKNCQVIYGPSLFSDLDIYLFKQGNHFKLYEKLGAHMMTVDNLTGTYFAVWAPNAQQVSVIGDFNNWNPNSHPLAVRWDESGIWEGFIPNVSKGMLYKYHIVSKYNNYQVDKGDPFAFYWEIAPKTASIVWDLKYDWQDNRWMKSRHKYNNLNAPISIYEVHLGSWQRKENNQFLTYRELVKPLVDYVRKMKFTHIEFLPIMEHPFYGSWGYQILGYFAPTSRYGTPQDLMFLIDELHKHNIGVILDWVPSHFPNDLHGLAFFDGTHLYEHQDPKKGFHPDWKSHIFNYGRNEVRSFLISSALFWLDKFHCDGLRIDAVASMLYLDYSRKDGEWIPNEFGGRENLEAISFIKRLNEVVYQEYPDVQTIAEESTAWPMVTRPVYVGGLGFGLKWNMGWMHDTLEYMNKDPIYRKFHHNQLTFSIWYAFSENFLLPLSHDEVVYGKGSLLSKMPGDDWQKFANLRLLLGYMFTHPGKKLIFMGGEFGQWQEWSHEKSLDWELVKHSPHQAIQRWLQDLNKLYQQEPALYQTDFQSSGFEWIDCNDADNSVISYLRKDSSGNEIIAVVCNFTPVPRENYRIGVPKSGFWQELLNSDAKEYGGSGIGNLGGVNSNPTAWHNRPYSLLLTLPPLSALILKYNPNRNNNNNS
- a CDS encoding DHH family phosphoesterase, whose product is MWQIKPQPLLDWQQLLPELPNKINLRLVQLLVLRNIKSAQEMIKFLNPELSYLHPNTLLPDIEPALHRIQKAIAQKEPILLWGHEDLDGISAIVVLYQTLKAIKGQPLYYIPQKGKERHGLNPDKVQEFQNTGVKLVITVDCGITNNQEIEIIQKSGVDVIVTDHHEVLDKLPNAISNVNPKRLDSQYPFSLLAGVGVALKVALALVEKHLTVSPKEFFSLFTDLLPITALGTIADRVPLIDENRIFTQLGLKALPNVKNNAVNAVFDVVGLSKQNLTVEKFFAEIIPLFGSANGNQACDYFLNQDYDACYQWAQELYKLSQEWREAAKQNCLIAEQVKDMGDGIILVYDERLNLKALGHCAGRLKDAYQLPVVVMGKRNDDWVGECRGINGVDLIAMLKAHSAYFTDFGGHKKACGFTLPKAKLKPFINAVKKYAKEKFVGNIIKENQLIADMILPLDEITDEFKQLAPFGEANPAPVLISPKTNLTKEDGKIIYPPRPELKIECAPNLPVNFSGNTYDILYTFNDNLEITVLDLATAYNGR
- a CDS encoding class I SAM-dependent rRNA methyltransferase, with product MPKRVHVIRKKSRQRHFWIFSNEVKKVEGNPQTGDVVFVYEHNHFIGSGLYNKNSLIRIRLYSEKKEPLNVNFFEERIRKAYAYRKTILPNENDFRLVYGESDGIPGVVIDKYANTFVLQTYSAGMDLRQNLIVSALKNIFNPTAIFEKNDFRLRDNEKLPRRESLLYGDILAPVIISENGVKYIVNIQAGQKTGFFYDQRITRQKVQAMSKDKSVLDVFCYTGGFSLNAAKGGAKEVLGIDASEPALELARENAKLNKLHNVCKFIKGDAFVVLRELNQEKRKFDIIVLDPPPFFKKLSEKPQGIKGYKDINLQAMKLLAEGGVLVSCTCSHYLFWQDLLDVLSQAAQDTGKTFKIIDRTTQGPDHPVLLNMPESEYLRCFFLEVY
- the fusA gene encoding elongation factor G, which produces MEYLTKIRNIGIAAHIDAGKTTTTERILFYTGKIYRMGEVDEGSATMDWMDQEKERGITITAAATTCFWREHQINIIDTPGHVDFTIEVERSLKVLDGVVVVFCGVGGVEPQSETVWRQADKYKVPRIAFINKLDRIGADFFRVLSMMQEKFALTPVAIQLPIGSENDFQGCIDLIYEKAFIWLDETLGAEFREVEIPEEKKYLVKEYREKIIDTLSHYDETILEKYLSGIKITAEDLIKSIRKLTINLKIVPVLCGSALKNKGVQKLLDAIVDFLPSPVDIPPMKGINPNTKNEETRPADPKAPFSALVFKIANDPHRGYLSYIRVYSGKIEEKSQVLVVPTMEKVRISKLLVMHANYKQEVEKLQAGEIGAVVGIKEIKTGYTLSNILHPIAFEPMEFPEPVVFLAIEPKTKSDATKLSDALNTLTVEDPTLKIKVNPETEETILSGMGELHLEVTLERLKREFGVACHIGKPQVSYRETITKSTSAEGRFIRQTGGKGQYGVVTLQLEPAESGVYIINEIKEGVIPKEFIPAIESGIQDSINTGVLAGYPITNIAVHIIDGAYHEVDSSELSFKIAATMAFRDAFLKGNPTFLEPIMDLEVVTPDAYLGSIVADLSARRGKVVSVESIKGHKIIHGLVPLAETFGYTTALRSLTQGRATHSLQFSHYEILPDELKTKIFPYLANILNPT